The genomic region atatgggtcaaagtggtatctaaaaaatacttgagaaattgttcactctttgatcataagcctaattcagcctcttcttggcaatgacgtaaactaatgagtcttcggactctatttagaaaaggactgagatggcaggtaggtaatggtagcaacattaagttttagtctgataattgggttttttcacacccacttacaagcagtatggttgatgatgatagtaaccgtgatcttaatcttttggttaaacatttcataacctcagacaagcaatgggatgtttgtaaattatccagtttagtgaataacgatattgttaatcagattactaacattccagtgccacataatgatatttcggataccctcatttgggggttgtccgtagatggaaatttctctaccaaaacagcaacttggttagcgcaaggtttgttcgatcaagctcttgacaaatgtgaatttcagtggatttggaaattgaatattcctcctaaattgaaattttttctttggaaagcctgtgttgacggccttccaacgaaaagtagacttctcaagagtcatattgatgtcccacctcattgtgttttgtgcaacaatcctattgaaaacaaagatcattacttttacgaatgtcccttgattgagtctgtcatccaagacctgaacattattagtttcaacgagtttttgtcaaattatgatactattacaagtcaaagttttctaacgaaacttaattatctcaatgatttaattccaaaagatgatttcattaagattatttttatttggaatgcatggtttcatagaaatgatattatatttaataatgttaatttaagtatcagcaaacttattactttatgtaataatagcactaagacctggaatgtgactagatttaaggatctcaacaatcccgagataGAAGAGTTAGCTAGAAACAACTCTAGAAAGaaagaaatttggtgggaaaaacctagaaacggttttctaaagctaaattttgacggatcaagaatagaaggtaataaagcttctttaggatattctataagagatcacaatggtaaagtcgttttgttaggagcaaaaaagtgcggatccaatagtatccttgttgcggaagttctggctttaaaagaaggtattttagcagctaaatatttagaaatctcaaagttaattgtggagggtgataatttatgtgttattaactcaattcgaggtacttggcaaattccttgggaaatttctagtattatcaaggatgtaaaattagaccttcatttttttgATGAAGTGATAagtaaacattgctttcgtgaagccaacaaggtttcTGACTTCATGGCTattattggacattcatgtccaactctttcgaggtggtttgatagccgatggcttcaacttacctccctcattcgaaaggatgagataggttggtcctacctagaggatcaacctagttttcttacctaataaaaaaaaaaaaaatagacgaGATAACTTATTAGACCTTGTCCATCCAACCTGTATAGAATGTACGTTTGAATAATGAATTTTCTAATATTTACAAATGATACACGACAAACACATCCCAAATTCGCTAACCCACATGTCGATATGCTGGAAAATCCCTATGTGATCACTCCAACTCCAAACTAGAGCTGTTCAAATGCCCGTTTGGGCTAGATATGGGTCGGATCGTAAAGGAAAAAGTTGTCCTTAAGACCTTAGTGGGTGGACCGAACCTTAATTATGGCCCAATTATCCTTACCCTTACCCGCCCTTTAATCAAAAGTCGGGCGGCCCATGGACTAATGAGCCGTAACACGAAACTTCAATTTAGATGATTTATTAATTAAAATCAGCAACTCTCCTATAAGACCGTCCTATACCATATGAGTGGCCCAAAAGGAGAGAAGCCCAAAAAtaacacttaatttaatttatatttaattttattaacaacactacattttatgataaaaactaacatatttaaatatacaagttattaatacaaaactctaggttatcaaaataaaataatttttttttaactaATTTTTTTGGGCTTTTGGTTATTTGATTAAAAAAGTGAGTTATAAGTTAATAGTTTGGACTTTTGGATTATGGACTGGTCTTATGCTATAAGACAGTCCTATATAACAATTTGTGAATTAAAATATATAGGGGTAcccaaaatataaatattttcgtTATATTTTAACCTTTATAGTTTACGTATTATTTAAGTGTCTACATCCCTGTAAAAGTGATACAATTTTCTTTGAAATGCCTTTTTTTAAGAGTATAAAAGTAAATGATTCAAACAGTAAACGGGTCTAATGGGCCAGCCCACGAGATTTCCATACCCGCCCATTTAACTTGGCGGGCTGAGCTTGACCCGCCCTCTTAATTCTTCGGGTAAAAGATATTGGTCCAAGCCCACGTAATAAGCCAGCTGAACGGAACCAGCTAATGGGCGGAATGACCCATAAACAGCTACTCCCTCCGTTCAATTCCACTTCGCGTGTTTGCTTTTTGCACGGTTATTAAGGAGCGGAttaaaaaaaactacaaaaagtacatagggaaagagaatggtggggttaaatttgttaaaaaaatataaaggtggGATTTTATGGTGGATTAGTGTGAGGTATGAATGACATTTTCTGTAAATATGGAGTGTGAATAAGGATAGAATGGTTATTTTCTTGGCCTAAAAAGGAAATATGTAAAGTAAAGTTGAATGGACGGAAAAGGAATACGTATAAAGTAGAgttaaatggagggagtatactcCAAACCCACAATTGATCACCTCTCTGATTGCCTATAAATAGAAACTCTGTCACCAATCACCAGAAATTGCAGAAAAAATGGCAATATTGACAGCAACAATCTCTTCATCGTCACGACCTCCACCATACCCATCTTTTCCCGCCAAATCCAAACCTAAAATCAATCCCAATAATTTCTCAACGGCTAAAAATCCCAATAAAACCCAACAATCTTCAATCAATTTCAACcctaaaaccccaaaaaaataCCCAAAAAAAGATGAAAATCAAAACTATCCATGGTCAATTCCACTACACAAAAAACACCCACATGCAATTTACAAAGACATTCAAAAATTTGcccaaaaaaacaaaattaaagaaGCTTTAACAATTTTAGATTACTTAGAAAAATTAGGTATTCCTGTAAATGTCACAACTTTTTCTAATTTAATTGGTGCTTGTATTAGGTCAAAATCATTATTTTTTGCTAAACAAATTCATGCTCATATTAGAATTAATGGGTTAGAAAATAATGAATTTATTAAACTTAAGATTGTACAAATGTATGCTTCTTGTGGGTCATTAGATGATGCAAAAAGATTGGTTTTCAATGATGGGGATGAGAAATGTGAGAGTGTGTATGCTTGGAATGGGTTGTTAAGAGGAAATGTCGTTTCGGGTTTGCGAAAATTTAGGGAATTATTGGAATTATATGGGAGAATGAGGGAAATTGGGGTTGAAATGAATGAATATAGTTATTCTTGTATGATTAAGGGTTTTGGTGGAAGTAAGGCATTTAAATTAGGGTTAAAGATTCATGGATTGTTGATAAAAAATGGGTTTATTGGGAGTGAAATTCTTAAGACAAGTTTGATTGATATGTATTTTAAATGTAGGAAGATTAAGCTTGCACGAATGATGTTCGATGAAATGTCTGAACGAGATGTTGTTGTTTGGGGGGCGATGGTGGCGGGTTTTGCTCATAATGGTATGCCTGGTGAGGCTATTTATTTTGTTAGGTGGATGATACAGGAAGGAATTGTACCGAATTCTGTCGTGCTTACGACTTTACTTCCTGTTATTGGGGAATTCGGGGCGTTGAAGTTGGGAAAGGAAGTTCATGGTTTTGTGTTTAAGATTCGGAGTTATTTGGATCATCCGTTTGTGAAGTCTGGTTTGATTGATATGTATTGTAAATGTGGGGATATGAATTCCGGGAGGAAGGTGTTTTACACCTCCCGGGATAGGACTACTGTGTCGTGGACTGCGCTTATTTCAGGTTATGTCTGTAATGGGAGACTTGATCAGGCTTTGAGGTCGATAATATGGATGCAACAAGAAGGGTTTAGGCCGGATGTTGTATCAGTTGCAACAGTTCTCCCAGTTTGCGCAGAATTAAGAGCATTACGAGAAGGAAAGGAGATTCACGGGTATTTGGTTAAGAACGGGTTTCTGCCTAATGTGTCGCTAATAACATCATTGATTGTGATGTACTCAAAATGTGGCGTTTTGCAGTACAGTCGTAGATTGTTCGACAAAATGGAGTTCAGAAACGTGATTTCGTGGACAGCTTTCATCACTTGCTGCATCCAAACCGGGTATTCATACGAAGCCCTGGAGGTATTCCGATCAATGCAGTTGGCCACGCACAGGGCAGATCATGTTACGATATCAAGTGTCTTAGGAATTTGCTGTGAATTTCAATTGTTGAAACTCGGAAAAGAAATCCACGGGCAAATCTTGAAAAAGGGCATTGAACGCGTTCCCTATATAGTAGCCGGACTAATGAAGTTCTATGGCCGATGTGGCTTGATCGAGAAGGCCAAGTCGTTATTTGATCTCTGCACAAACAAAGGGTCAATGACCCGGACAGCTATGATATGTGCTTATGGATATAATAACTATTTCACAGAAGCTCTTGCTGTATTTGATCAACTCGTGGATGATGGTGTGACCCCACATATAAACACCATTGACGAGGTTTTGACAGTTTGCGATCAAGCTGGTTTTGCTGATGAAGCGTGTAGAATAGCTCATCTCGTGACTGAAAGATATAAGATGAGCGTATCTAATGACCATTACTGTCTTATTGCTGGAATTCTAAGTCGTTCTGGTCGTGTTGAGGAGGCTGAAAGGTATATGCAATGGAGTTCAAGGTTGGAGTCATTAACTGGAGATAATCCGTGACAGGCACTCGGTATTCTTGTATATTTTGTACTAGTTAACATTTAACGAAAAATTTTGGTTTGCGATTTTCAAATGTAACAATCACTGTATAATCTATGATTATAATTATTGGCTATTATTGAAAGGTCGTTTACTCCGTCAATACCAAATGTAAACTTCTCAATTAACAACTAGTCTTCCTTAAGACGGAGAGTAAAAAAAACTCCAATGAtttaaagaaaagagaaaaaaaaattgactgAAACTCTGATAATAATAAGGAACAGGGTGTGCTGTTACAAGTTTTCTGGTAAAAGCTCTCGATTCAAATTCAGTTTGATCAAGGCTCAACTGAATCGTAATCAAACTGTCTCAAAGCTTGAGCATGTAACGTCTTAACCCAAGCCGATGGCCATGAATCGAGATGTAGCAGTAGACATGAAAATACAGCTGCAGACAACAGACATGTAACAGTAGGACAAAAAGCGAGACACGAAACTAGATCTTCAGCGAATTCATGGACCAAGTTTTCTACGTTTGTTCAATATGAGAATAGTACTCTACGCCCTGCGCTTATATTGCAAATTAGCAAATCGTCATCACAATTTCTGATCCGGAATCAGACTGTTGGTGAAACATCCCAATAGCAATACTTGTCAATAGAAATAGAAACTATATTAATACAACGGATTGCCTCAAAATGAATCTAAAAATTCCAAAAACGACGTAATTAATGATTACCTAGATGAAATCCAAGATCTCTACATGACTTGTATCAACCCTTCCGTCTTCTAAAACATGGGTAGAGAAATGTGACCTTCAAAACTGTGCTCTTAGAGGATTCAAAATCTAAGCTCAAGGGAAGTCCTATGCCAAAAAAACGTGTTTCCAAGTCGGAAATTTACCAGGGAAAAGAACGAGGAAGAAGAATATATGTTCAAGGGAACTTAGCGGTACTATAAGGAACAGCGGGGCCTAAAACTGGAACTGGGCGCATTGATGAGAACTGAATGTGACTCGGCATCATAAAAGGTTGCGGTGCATTTGTGAGCAAAGGAGGGTTCATTGAAGCTTGCAATGTTTGACCAGCTAAAACACCTGCAAAAGGAAACCGCAACATTAGAATACACAAGTGGTACGAGAAATTCCTGAATTCCAGATACGAGGAATGTGATCATCTGCTATTCAGACATTATTATCAGGTTATTTTGTTTGGGTATAATTAGGTAATTCATTCAGGCTGAGTCGGAATTGCCGTATCTACCTAAAAGACAGAAAACCAATGTTCATTCATATAAAAGCTAAGCACAGGATAGAACTCTCCACAACGgcataacatgataataaagcaTTAATATTCCAAACTCTCAAGTGACGCTAAgtagggcagagtacggatcgggtatctgatccaaagtgctagtttGGATCGGATATCCGTATTAGGaatcctgaagttagatatccaatatccaaaccaaatgtttcggatatccaatgttcgggtatccaaaataatcggatcggatgcggatatccatacttttgaatttactttaaaattaagtttgaaacacgattatattcatagtcttacatgttgattttctttagtattcttattacaatgttctcgacataaaatttaagtaccacctagatatttctctattttaaacaataattaagtagttgtatcaaataaaattttatttcctcgaaattatactagaaaactatagtttcggatcgaattggatatccaaatgttttaattctaatatccatatccaaaccaaaaccaaagatttcggatcagatatccaaaccaagcttaactttcggatcggatatccaaaaattcggatcggatatcggatcagtttggataatcggataTTTTGCTCAGCCCTAACGCTAAGTAACAGAAGAAATATTCTCGTACCGTCATGCTTGGCTACATAGATGGGATGCGAGGTAAAATAGGGATGTGATGCTTGAGAGAGAGTTGCAGGAGCTTGAACATCCTTCAAACCAAAAAATAACCAAGTTTagcaataaaataatataaaagagagagaatAGTATGAAAGCGATTACAAATAGACGGGAAAGAAAATAATCTTTGATTCAGTAACTCACATGTGAAACGGGATGCATGTAGACAAGCTGTCCAGGCCTGCCGAAGATGCCCTACAGGAGTAAACAAGATTAAAGTATATTAGAGAGTTTATCATACAAGCAACATCTTAACTTGCTGTTGTTGCTCCATAAGAACAGAGCCATAAAACCGCACCTCGCATATTATCAAATTTCAATCTTATGCCAAGCAGTAATTAGgtcaaataaacaaaaataacCCCGTGTCTTAAATAAATACTCCTTCCTCGCTTTTGGTACGGAGATTTAGGAGTAAATGCAAGTATGGACAACCTTAAAGGCATAACTGTCTTTTAGTAAACAAAACTCGTCTCCCGTAAAAATGTAAAAAACCTATTGATACAGGACGGCCTAAAAACAGAAAGCATAAACTACTTAGTGGAATGAAGGGAGTACTATACATACGTTTTGATGACTTGGATGTAGA from Silene latifolia isolate original U9 population chromosome 3, ASM4854445v1, whole genome shotgun sequence harbors:
- the LOC141646848 gene encoding pentatricopeptide repeat-containing protein At1g71460, chloroplastic gives rise to the protein MAILTATISSSSRPPPYPSFPAKSKPKINPNNFSTAKNPNKTQQSSINFNPKTPKKYPKKDENQNYPWSIPLHKKHPHAIYKDIQKFAQKNKIKEALTILDYLEKLGIPVNVTTFSNLIGACIRSKSLFFAKQIHAHIRINGLENNEFIKLKIVQMYASCGSLDDAKRLVFNDGDEKCESVYAWNGLLRGNVVSGLRKFRELLELYGRMREIGVEMNEYSYSCMIKGFGGSKAFKLGLKIHGLLIKNGFIGSEILKTSLIDMYFKCRKIKLARMMFDEMSERDVVVWGAMVAGFAHNGMPGEAIYFVRWMIQEGIVPNSVVLTTLLPVIGEFGALKLGKEVHGFVFKIRSYLDHPFVKSGLIDMYCKCGDMNSGRKVFYTSRDRTTVSWTALISGYVCNGRLDQALRSIIWMQQEGFRPDVVSVATVLPVCAELRALREGKEIHGYLVKNGFLPNVSLITSLIVMYSKCGVLQYSRRLFDKMEFRNVISWTAFITCCIQTGYSYEALEVFRSMQLATHRADHVTISSVLGICCEFQLLKLGKEIHGQILKKGIERVPYIVAGLMKFYGRCGLIEKAKSLFDLCTNKGSMTRTAMICAYGYNNYFTEALAVFDQLVDDGVTPHINTIDEVLTVCDQAGFADEACRIAHLVTERYKMSVSNDHYCLIAGILSRSGRVEEAERYMQWSSRLESLTGDNP